CCATTTTCTGGTCTATGCTATTCGAATCTTACAGTTATTGAAGAAATCCTGGTTGTCTTTTATTACACAAGACATAATTATTATtgtgttttctgtcttctttcatgtgcttactttttaatatttttttgctgAATGCAATAAGGTCTGTATCAATAAGAACCCCATAAAAGATTTTGGCCTGCAGAATTGCCTTTTCctataaaaacaagcaaaatgcagagggaattttttattaaatattagacATCTGGGTTGACTGCATTAATTTTAAATCATTCTTGTAATATTTCCTCTTTTCATTTGGTCCTTCAGATGCTCACATAATATGCAAATCATTTTAGAATGAATacaaaagaaacattaaatatattaaaatctgcattttaataaaattgtcaATGCATAATATATACCTTGCTCCTAAGGAAGAATGATAAAAAGTAATAAAGGGGTAATTTAGACATCGAACTATTTAATATCGTTTTATATTTTACAAGCCAGCAAAAAGTCAACATAGAAGAAAAGCTTTGGGCTCAGATTTGAAAGTGTTCCATCCAAATAGTctctcctcctttttttccccttcacaaGGTTCGAGTTGGCCCTGTGTACTTGTTGAAACAGTACAGTAAACTCGTTCTTGAACTCTCGACCCGGAAAGTGAAAAGTTCCCATCTTCTCGTTGCAGATGGAGTGGATGTAGAGGATGACCCCACGTGCTCCTGGCCAGCTTCCTCACCTTCGAGCAAGGACCAGACTTCCCCCAGCCACGGAGAAGGTTGTGATTTCGGAGAGGAAGAAGGTGGCCCCGGACTCCCGTATCCGTGCCAGTTCTGTGACAAGTCATTCAGCCGTCTCAGCTACCTAAAGCACCATGAGCAGAGTCACAGCGACAAGCTGCCTTTCAAGTGCACCTACTGCAGCCGGCTGTTCAAACACAAGCGGAGCCGAGACCGCCACATCAAGCTCCACACCGGGGACAAGAAGTACCACTGCAGTGAGTGCGACGCCGCCTTCTCCAGAAGTGATCACCTGAAGATCCACTTGAAGACTCACACGTCCAACAAGCCATATAAATGTGCCATTTGTCGCCGTGGGTTCCTGTCCTCTAGTTCCTTACACGGGCACATGCAGGTCCACGAGAGGAACAAGGACGGCTCCCAGTCGGGTTCCAGGATGGAGGACTGGAAGATGAAGGACACTCAGAAGTGCAGTCAGTGCGAGGAAGGCTTTGACTTCCCGGAAGACCTCCAGAAGCACATTGCCGAGTGCCACCCAGAGTGCTCCCCGAACGAGGACCGGGCGGCCCTCCAGTGCGTCTACTGCCACGAGCTCTTCGTGGAGGAGACCTCCCTGATGAACCACATGGAGCAGATGCACGGCGGGGAGAAGAAGAACTCCTGCAGCATCTGTTCCGAGAGCTTCCACAGTGTCGAGGAGCTGTACAGCCACATGGACAGTCACCAGCAACCGGAGTCGTGCAACCACAGCAACAGCCCTTCCCTGGTCACGGTGGGCTACACCTCCGTGTCCAGCACGACCCCGGACTCCAACCTCTCAGTGGACAGCTCGACCATGGTGGAAGCCGCCCCACCCATCCCAAAGAGTCGGGGGAGGAAGCGGGCCGCTCAGCAGACCCCAGACATGACCGTCCCCTCGAGTAAACAGGCAAAGGTCACCTACAGCTGTATTTACTGCAACAAGCAGTTGTTTTCCAGTCTGGCGGTTCTGCAGATTCACCTGAAAACTATGCATTTAGATAAACCAGAGCAGGCCCACATCTGTCAGTACTGCTTGGAGGTACTGCCCTCCCTCTATAACCTCAATGAACATCTTAAGCAAGTGCACGAAGCTCAGGACCCGGGTCTGATTGTTTCTGCCTTGCCCGCCATAGTCTACCAGTGCAACTTCTGCTCTGAAGTTGTCAACGACCTCAACACCCTTCAGGAACACATCCGATGTTCTCACGGATTTGCAAACCCCGCGGCGAAGGACAGCAATGCTTTCTTCTGTCCCCACTGCTACATGGGGTTCCTCACTGACTCTTCGCTGGAAGAGCATATAAGACAGGTCCATTGTGACCTCAGTGGCTCCCGATTTGGGTCCCCAGTGCTCGGGACTCCGAAAGAGCCAGTCGTAGAAGTCTATTCTTGTTCCTATTGTACAAATTCCCCCATATTCAACAGCGTTCTTAAACTGAACAAGCACATCAAAGAGAATCATAAAAACATTCCCTTGGCCCTGAATTACATCCACAACGGGAAGAAATCCAGGGCCTTGAGTCCCCTGTCACCTGTGGCCATAGAGCAGACATCTCTGAAGATGATGCAAGCGGTAGGAGGGGCGCCTGCAAGGCAGGCGGGAGAATATATCTGTAATCAGTGTGGTGCTAAGTACACGTCCCTGGACGGCTTTCAGACTCACCTGAAGACCCACCTGGACACCGTGCTTCCGAAGCTGACCTGTCCTCAGTGCAACAAGGAGTTCCCCAATCAAGAGTCCCTGCTGAAGCACGTGACCATTCATTTCATGATCACCTCCACGTACTACATCTGCGAGAGCTGTGACAAGCAGTTCACCTCGGTGGACGACCTGCAGAAACACCTGCTGGACATGCACACCTTCGTCTTCTTCCGCTGCACCCTCTGCCAGGAGGTGTTCGACTCCAAGGTCTCCATCCAGCTCCACCTGGCTGTGAAGCACAGTAACGAGAAGAAAGTGTATCGCTGCACCTCCTGCAACTGGGACTTCCGCAACGAGACGGACCTGCAGCTGCACGTAAAGCACAACCACCTGGAGAACCAGGGCAAAGTGCACAAGTGCATCTTCTGCGGCGAGTCCTTCGGCACCGAGGTGGAGCTGCAGTGTCACATCACCACGCACAGCAAGAAGTACAACTGCCAGTTCTGCAGCAAGGCCTTCCACGCCATCATCCTGCTAGAGAAGCACCTGCGGGAGAAGCACTGCGTGTTCGACACCAAGACGCCTAACTGCGGCGCCAACGGGGCCTCAGAGCCGGGCCAGAAGGAGGAGGTGGAGCTGCAGACCCTGCTGACCAACAGCCAGGAGTCCCACAACAGCCACGACGGCAGCGAGGAGGACGTGGACACCTCGGAGCCCATGTACGGCTGCGACATCTGCGGGGCGGCCTACACCATGGAGACCCTCCTGCAGAACCATCAACTCCGGGACCACAACATCCGGCCGGGGGAGAGCGCCATCGTCAAGAAAAAAGCCGAGCTCATCAAAGGGAACTACAAGTGCAACGTGTGCTCGCGGACCTTCTTCTCGGAGAACGGCCTCCGGGAGCACATGCAGACGCACCTGGGCCCCGTGAAACATTACATGTGTCCCATCTGTGGGGAGCGCTTCCCCTCGCTCTTGACCTTGACCGAACACAAGGTCACGCACAGTAAGAGCCTGGATACGGGAAACTGCCGCATCTGCAAGATGCCGTTGCAGAGCGAGGAGGAGTTCCTGGAGCATTGCCAGATGCACCCCGACTTGCGGAACTCCCTGACGGGGTTCCGCTGCGTGGTCTGCATGCAGACGGTTACCTCCACCTTGGAGCTCAAAATCCACGGGACGTTCCACATGCAGAAGACAGGCAACGGGGCCGCGGTGCAGGCCACGGGCCGCGGCCCGCACGTCCCCAAACTGTACAAGTGCGCGTCCTGCCTCAAAGAATTCCGTTCCAAGCAAGATCTGGTGAAACTGGACATCAACGGCCTGCCCTACGGTCTGTGCGCGGGCTGCGTGAACCTCAGTAAGAGCGCCAGTCCCGGCGTCAACATCGCTCCCGGCTCCAGTCGACCGGGCCTGGGCCAGACCGAGAACCTGGGGGCCGTAGAGGGCAAGGGCAAGACTGGCGCCCCCAAGACGCGCTGCTCCAGCTGCAACGTGAAGTTTGAGTCCGAAAGTGAACTCCAGAACCACATTCAAACGGTCCACCGAGAGCTGGCGCCCGACAGCAACAGCGCGCAGTTGAAAACGCCGCAAGTCTCGCCCATGCCCAGAATCAGCCCCTCGCAGTCGGATGAGGTAACTCGCCTTTTTCTGATGCTTGCCCTTTAACTCCCCAAACATCCCTCTCCACTGTGGGTTTACCCTTTCCTCAGCTTTATTCGTTGTCCTGTGCAGAGAGATGCTTTAGATCCAAAGGCAGTGGTGTTTTTCCGCCGTGGCCATTAACAAGGATGGCTTGCTTCTTGCGAAGCAGCAGTTTGGGCTTGAATGGTGCAAAGTAGGACTAATTCCAAACTCCATAGGATACTGTCTTCTCTGTGACTGCAGAGACCGGCTCTCATGCCAACACCACCTGAGATCTGGAATCTCAGTGTAGTTTCACCACGAGTTGAAATCCCCAGATCCGACTTGTGTATATAGCTGAGAGAGAATGACATAAAAACGAGATGTTATGAGCCGACATGCTGGCTTagagtaaattaaaaagaatatatatatatttgtggatAACAAATTGGGTAGGGATGGCTTTTTAATATGGCGTTGTCAACCCTCACTGTTTGTCTTTGTCTTCCGGGTGGTGAGGAAGATATTTTCTCACAATAGGAATTTTTAAGAGCCCCTCCATTTATTAAGCGCCACATGCTCCACATTGGTTTTAAAGGCACTCTCCCCAAGTCTTCACTCTCTGGATTTGGGTttcaaaatgaacattttcttGGCTGAAGAGTCGTCTTGTGTTCTTCCCCTCCACAGTTAAAAAACAAGTTCATTTACAGTGAAATAGTTTTATAAGTCATCCTTCCTTGAAGCTGAGCCGAGGATGGCttgttttattatcatttctttctgctttatcACCTGGTTTCTAATAGCTCTCTCCCCGTTCCTACCTGTCCCTAtctggagatccaaccagaatGAAAACCCCAGGGAGACCCGTCTCCCTTCAGTCTGGGGTCACCTCCTTTTCCTTATCTTGCCTCTGCACTCACCCCCTCTCTGAGGCCCCCTGCAGCTCCCTGCAGATAGCCATCAGTCAGCTGGTAGGGGGAGCTGAGAAGAGGAACACAGAGCCCCTCTTCCCCAGATGTGGCCTCTGTGTGAACAGGCAGACTCCCCAGCTTTGAAGTCactttcccctctctcctccGAAAGTAAATCCTCACCTTTCTGTCCTCTAAAGAAATGAAATCTTTTCAAACCGGAAGGACGTCGTTTTGATAATGGTTCATGATGCGTGTGTTGGATCAAATCATTTCTTTGGAAGCAAATATTGCTAGTTGTCACCATATGAACTGAAATGTTTCCCAACTTTTTATATCCATCATGTTTAAACCTAGAGAAAAGTTAAAGGAGTAACACAaagaacaggtgtgtgtgtgttcatgtatcCATGTCACAAATCTGCCAGATAGGAACATTTTGTCagatttttctctgtctttgcaaccttttttttaattaacctgAGCTACATGGAAGTAAATTGTAGATAACATATCCTAAGAATAAGGGCATTTTCTTACTTAACCACAGTATCGTTAGCCCAGAAATTATTGAAATCAGCTAAAGGTGAAaggtactcagtcgtgtctgactctttgtgaccccatggactgacatctaccaggcacctccatccaCGGAATCAGCTAAAGAGATGAAATAAATCTGTACTATCTTATGTAAGCCCGTATTCAGATTTCCccaaatgtcttatttttaaatgcttttgaacaagaattcttttttttttttaaaggcatgtttttggaaaattattcctctcttttgttttgttatgCTTTACATATATAGAAGGGTTTTTATATTCAGGTTCAATTTAAATAGTGCCTAAAAGgggtttaaaattaattaatatgtgtgtgtatgattgtGGTGGTATGTATGCATTTAAAATCAAGCAAAATTCAGTTCTTGTTTTTTAGTAGATTGTTTTTGGAAAggaattttcctgtttcttcttatCTGTTCATGGTTTAGATTTTCTGATATTTCTAAATTGCTCTGTATTGTACCATTtagggaaattccctggtggcttagacaataaagaatctacctgcagtgcaggagacccaggttcaatccctgggtcagggagatactctggagaagggaatgtctacctactccagtattcttgcctggagaattccatggacagaggagcctggtggactataatccatggggtcacaaagagtcaaacatgacttatcaactcaacaacaacaacaacaacataatacCATTTcaggtgaaatatttttaaaatgaaggaggGCATATTAATAGTCTTTGCCTGTTAATTTGGTTAGAGTTGATTTGggaaatttgtcttttttaatagtactttttaaatatattggcccaatttatttatttatatttgtttatttatttttactcttgggctgaaaggcatgtgggatcttaggttccCCAACCAAgagtgaacctgtgtcccctgcagtggaaggtgaagtcttaactactggactgctcGGGAATTCCAAGGGAAATTTATCTTTAAGGGATGGTCAAGTCTTCAGTTATACCTAAAATCTTAATGATAATTATAAAGCTTAGCTATATCCTTCACTTATAtagaataatactttttaaagtactttttaattttaattcttacAATACTCTTTTTCAAACACCTAGCTACTGAGGGTTAAAAATGACTCCATGCAAAAGAATACCTTCTTATTAAATCTGATTAATAATAACTTGTAGTGGTGTCCTTAATTGAATAGATATTAAGATTCAGTTGTACATTTTTTCTCTGTGCCTTAACAGTACACTAATCTATTCAACATTTTCACCCTTGgtactgtttttctttattatgcTATTTGTCATAAAAATTTTATGTGCCTACTTCCTTTCTGATACTCTCCACCATAAAAAAATGTAAGTGGACCATATTATTTGGACTTGACATAGAAAATTATCTAAACAtatgtaaagttttaaaaacaaggaGCCTAAAAAATGCATTGATGAGAAAGACATATAGTTTTACTTTGTTCTCATTCTTTGTTAGTCAAATTAAGTCTTTATGACTTCTCATTGTGAATATTGTGGAAATTTTTATCAACAGAAGTAAAGGTGAAGCTATTACATAAGAGTTTGCCAAAAAGCAGGCATACCAGTTAGGACTAAATTTTATCATAAAAAGAAGTATCATGTGTATGTTCATTGACTTAGATGTCTTAGGTGGGAATTAAAGGACTTAGCAATGTAGgtgatattttcttctcttcttcttgctAAGGATTGAGGcttcagaagagaaaaagaagacctTGGGAGATAATAAAACCTGAATACCAGATATTATCAAGAACCAGGTTAGATTTTTCTGGACTCTGACTTATAGTCACAAAAGGGTAATGATAGAAACTGGAATGCATCTTCCAAAGACTGAAAAAGACAGTTATTTGGTCCAGACTAGAGTACCTATTTAGAAAGGATTTAGATATAATCTATAGAAGGATAAGTACTATATAAACCCATATAGTCCAAGAAATAGATGAAAGATATGGTATGTGACAATTAAAGAAGGGTAATAGTAAGTAGCTGTTCTGTGATGAAGAAATTTGGAATTGAAGACAGAAGAcctgaatttacattcccacttcTTCTGTGTGATGACTTCTGAATTTGTGAAAAATGTTCTCTTTGTGCCAAAATTCTATGAGTATTAACCTAAATTTACTGTGGAGACTTTGTTTTGAATAAAAAACGGGAGGTAGGGGAAACGTATTCATTTCCATTTGCTCCTCAGAGATTGACCATCATATGAATTTCTTCCTGCAGTGATTCCATAAATGGCAGAGAGAATTTGGGGCAGGAAGAACACATTTTCCATACATGAAGCTCACATTTTCCATACATGAAGCACCTTGCAGACTCACTGACCTTTACTACATGTTGAGTAAATGTTAGTTCTTCTTTTGGAGTTCGTTGACACTAGCCTGGCTCTCTGGTCAGGCGCTGCCCCATCTGAACCTCAAAGTGTTGTCCTGATGATATTGGAAGCATGTCTCCATCTGCCTTCATTTCCTTAAGGTCCTTCATAGCCAGGTTTCTCTGAGGGTTTATGTATTCACATTTCAGTTCACATCATCCCCACTATCCACTGAAATTGCTCTTGCAAGGGTTGCCAATTCCATATTCCTAGATGCCTATACGATGCCACAGAATCAAAGCTAGAAGTGACAGCGGCCATCATCTGGTTAAACTGCCTTGTTTTACAGACAGTGAAACAGATCCAGATAAATGGAGATCTCAGTTCACACAGTTAATAAGTGGTAGGCAAGAGGCCCAGAGGATCCAGGCCTTCCAATTCCAAATTCAATCCCGGGCCCATCATAGGCAGATGCCTCGGGGCCATGTCTGGCTGGTGGTTCTCTCAGAacctttccccacccagggtagTATGGCAAGACAGCTGGCTCATGCAGAAACCCACCTGACTCAGTGACCGGAACCTAGAAGGTATTAAATAAATTGGTGTTCTTCTGCATTCGTGCACTATAGGATTGCTACTCTTCTTTTGACCGCATTTGGACTCAAGCCTTGTTTTATTGTTATTGAAGTTTTGTCGTAGATATTCTGAGTGTGTTCGGGTCTATTGTTGTTATTCCACTCCACTTCAAGGTCTGTGTTCTCAAGAAAATT
This genomic stretch from Muntiacus reevesi chromosome 4, mMunRee1.1, whole genome shotgun sequence harbors:
- the ZNF521 gene encoding zinc finger protein 521 isoform X2, which translates into the protein MSRRKQAKPRSLKDPNCKLEDKTEDGEAIDCKKRPEDGEDLEDEAVHSCESCLQVFESLSDITEHKINQCQLTDGVDVEDDPTCSWPASSPSSKDQTSPSHGEGCDFGEEEGGPGLPYPCQFCDKSFSRLSYLKHHEQSHSDKLPFKCTYCSRLFKHKRSRDRHIKLHTGDKKYHCSECDAAFSRSDHLKIHLKTHTSNKPYKCAICRRGFLSSSSLHGHMQVHERNKDGSQSGSRMEDWKMKDTQKCSQCEEGFDFPEDLQKHIAECHPECSPNEDRAALQCVYCHELFVEETSLMNHMEQMHGGEKKNSCSICSESFHSVEELYSHMDSHQQPESCNHSNSPSLVTVGYTSVSSTTPDSNLSVDSSTMVEAAPPIPKSRGRKRAAQQTPDMTVPSSKQAKVTYSCIYCNKQLFSSLAVLQIHLKTMHLDKPEQAHICQYCLEVLPSLYNLNEHLKQVHEAQDPGLIVSALPAIVYQCNFCSEVVNDLNTLQEHIRCSHGFANPAAKDSNAFFCPHCYMGFLTDSSLEEHIRQVHCDLSGSRFGSPVLGTPKEPVVEVYSCSYCTNSPIFNSVLKLNKHIKENHKNIPLALNYIHNGKKSRALSPLSPVAIEQTSLKMMQAVGGAPARQAGEYICNQCGAKYTSLDGFQTHLKTHLDTVLPKLTCPQCNKEFPNQESLLKHVTIHFMITSTYYICESCDKQFTSVDDLQKHLLDMHTFVFFRCTLCQEVFDSKVSIQLHLAVKHSNEKKVYRCTSCNWDFRNETDLQLHVKHNHLENQGKVHKCIFCGESFGTEVELQCHITTHSKKYNCQFCSKAFHAIILLEKHLREKHCVFDTKTPNCGANGASEPGQKEEVELQTLLTNSQESHNSHDGSEEDVDTSEPMYGCDICGAAYTMETLLQNHQLRDHNIRPGESAIVKKKAELIKGNYKCNVCSRTFFSENGLREHMQTHLGPVKHYMCPICGERFPSLLTLTEHKVTHSKSLDTGNCRICKMPLQSEEEFLEHCQMHPDLRNSLTGFRCVVCMQTVTSTLELKIHGTFHMQKTGNGAAVQATGRGPHVPKLYKCASCLKEFRSKQDLVKLDINGLPYGLCAGCVNLSKSASPGVNIAPGSSRPGLGQTENLGAVEGKGKTGAPKTRCSSCNVKFESESELQNHIQTVHRELAPDSNSAQLKTPQVSPMPRISPSQSDEKKTYQCIKCQMVFYNEWDIQVHVANHMIDEGLNHECKLCSQTFDSPAKLQCHLIEHSFEGMGGTFKCPVCFTVFVQANKLQQHIFSAHGQEDKIYDCAQCPQKFFFQTELQNHTMTQHSS
- the ZNF521 gene encoding zinc finger protein 521 isoform X3, yielding MQVHERNKDGSQSGSRMEDWKMKDTQKCSQCEEGFDFPEDLQKHIAECHPECSPNEDRAALQCVYCHELFVEETSLMNHMEQMHGGEKKNSCSICSESFHSVEELYSHMDSHQQPESCNHSNSPSLVTVGYTSVSSTTPDSNLSVDSSTMVEAAPPIPKSRGRKRAAQQTPDMTVPSSKQAKVTYSCIYCNKQLFSSLAVLQIHLKTMHLDKPEQAHICQYCLEVLPSLYNLNEHLKQVHEAQDPGLIVSALPAIVYQCNFCSEVVNDLNTLQEHIRCSHGFANPAAKDSNAFFCPHCYMGFLTDSSLEEHIRQVHCDLSGSRFGSPVLGTPKEPVVEVYSCSYCTNSPIFNSVLKLNKHIKENHKNIPLALNYIHNGKKSRALSPLSPVAIEQTSLKMMQAVGGAPARQAGEYICNQCGAKYTSLDGFQTHLKTHLDTVLPKLTCPQCNKEFPNQESLLKHVTIHFMITSTYYICESCDKQFTSVDDLQKHLLDMHTFVFFRCTLCQEVFDSKVSIQLHLAVKHSNEKKVYRCTSCNWDFRNETDLQLHVKHNHLENQGKVHKCIFCGESFGTEVELQCHITTHSKKYNCQFCSKAFHAIILLEKHLREKHCVFDTKTPNCGANGASEPGQKEEVELQTLLTNSQESHNSHDGSEEDVDTSEPMYGCDICGAAYTMETLLQNHQLRDHNIRPGESAIVKKKAELIKGNYKCNVCSRTFFSENGLREHMQTHLGPVKHYMCPICGERFPSLLTLTEHKVTHSKSLDTGNCRICKMPLQSEEEFLEHCQMHPDLRNSLTGFRCVVCMQTVTSTLELKIHGTFHMQKTGNGAAVQATGRGPHVPKLYKCASCLKEFRSKQDLVKLDINGLPYGLCAGCVNLSKSASPGVNIAPGSSRPGLGQTENLGAVEGKGKTGAPKTRCSSCNVKFESESELQNHIQTVHRELAPDSNSAQLKTPQVSPMPRISPSQSDEKKTYQCIKCQMVFYNEWDIQVHVANHMIDEGLNHECKLCSQTFDSPAKLQCHLIEHSFEGMGGTFKCPVCFTVFVQANKLQQHIFSAHGQEDKIYDCAQCPQKFFFQTELQNHTMTQHSS
- the ZNF521 gene encoding zinc finger protein 521 isoform X1; this translates as MQVHERNKDGSQSGSRMEDWKMKDTQKCSQCEEGFDFPEDLQKHIAECHPECSPNEDRAALQCVYCHELFVEETSLMNHMEQMHGGEKKNSCSICSESFHSVEELYSHMDSHQQPESCNHSNSPSLVTVGYTSVSSTTPDSNLSVDSSTMVEAAPPIPKSRGRKRAAQQTPDMTVPSSKQAKVTYSCIYCNKQLFSSLAVLQIHLKTMHLDKPEQAHICQYCLEVLPSLYNLNEHLKQVHEAQDPGLIVSALPAIVYQCNFCSEVVNDLNTLQEHIRCSHGFANPAAKDSNAFFCPHCYMGFLTDSSLEEHIRQVHCDLSGSRFGSPVLGTPKEPVVEVYSCSYCTNSPIFNSVLKLNKHIKENHKNIPLALNYIHNGKKSRALSPLSPVAIEQTSLKMMQAVGGAPARQAGEYICNQCGAKYTSLDGFQTHLKTHLDTVLPKLTCPQCNKEFPNQESLLKHVTIHFMITSTYYICESCDKQFTSVDDLQKHLLDMHTFVFFRCTLCQEVFDSKVSIQLHLAVKHSNEKKVYRCTSCNWDFRNETDLQLHVKHNHLENQGKVHKCIFCGESFGTEVELQCHITTHSKKYNCQFCSKAFHAIILLEKHLREKHCVFDTKTPNCGANGASEPGQKEEVELQTLLTNSQESHNSHDGSEEDVDTSEPMYGCDICGAAYTMETLLQNHQLRDHNIRPGESAIVKKKAELIKGNYKCNVCSRTFFSENGLREHMQTHLGPVKHYMCPICGERFPSLLTLTEHKVTHSKSLDTGNCRICKMPLQSEEEFLEHCQMHPDLRNSLTGFRCVVCMQTVTSTLELKIHGTFHMQKTGNGAAVQATGRGPHVPKLYKCASCLKEFRSKQDLVKLDINGLPYGLCAGCVNLSKSASPGVNIAPGSSRPGLGQTENLGAVEGKGKTGAPKTRCSSCNVKFESESELQNHIQTVHRELAPDSNSAQLKTPQVSPMPRISPSQSDEKTYQCIKCQMVFYNEWDIQVHVANHMIDEGLNHECKLCSQTFDSPAKLQCHLIEHSFEGMGGTFKCPVCFTVFVQANKLQQHIFSAHGQEDKIYDCAQCPQKFFFQTELQNHTMTQHSS